Proteins encoded together in one Salvelinus fontinalis isolate EN_2023a chromosome 6, ASM2944872v1, whole genome shotgun sequence window:
- the LOC129858122 gene encoding endonuclease domain-containing 1 protein-like: MPVSCREALLMLLASLGGQVWGEVGDFTPCLRFFYMETPPKGMGGEGYQPICQRYRNQYHFASLYQHQRRATLYSAYILTPGGGKRPGNKWMYEPQLAFSGASPEMHSFPRRGPVDQNVVESQAVLQDYINSSYTKGHLNPSLHHQAPEDRRATFTLTNVVPQRAASNSGPWAQLEAEVRARMGNYCIGPAYVITGALSYLSERWMANRVAVPEYMWSAYCCPSYNSSLPASQRPYFPSYAAVGRNDPHSGGEIVPVDPQAKASVRGYDVRRMPLDTVETILQQRLGVHISLFHNQCL, encoded by the exons ATGCCTGTCTCGTGTAGGGAGGCTCTGCTCATGCTTCTAGCCAGTCTTGGAGGTCAGGTCTGGGGGGAGGTGGGTGACTTCACCCCTTGCCTCCGTTTCTTCTACATGGAAACTCCCCCAAAAGGCAtggggggagaggggtaccagCCCATCTGCCAGCGCTACAGGAACCAGTACCACTTTGCCAGCCTGTACCAGCACCAGCGCCGTGCCACCCTCTACTCTGCCTACATACTTACCCCTGGAGGAGGCAAACGGCCTGGGAACAAGTGGATGTATGAACCACAG TTGGCATTCTCCGGTGCCAGTCCAGAGATGCATAGTTTCCCGCGGCGTGGGCCCGTGGACCAGAATGTGGTGGAGAGCCAGGCGGTACTCCAGGACTACATCAACTCTTCCTACACCAAGGGTCACCTCAACCCCAGCCTGCACCACCAGGCCCCAGAGGACCGCCGGGCCACTTTCACCCTCACCAACGTGGTCCCTCAGCGGGCAGCCTCAAACTCTGGCCCCTGGGCTCAGCTGGAGGCTGAGGTGAGGGCCCGGATGGGTAACTACTGCATTGGGCCGGCGTATGTGATAACAGGGGCGTTGTCATACCTCTCTGAGCGCTGGATGGCCAACCGGGTAGCGGTGCCAGAGTACATGTGGTCTGCCTACTGCTGCCCCTCCTACAACTCTAGTCTCCCCGCCTCACAGAGACCCTACTTCCCATCATATGCTGCTGTGGGCCGGAACGACCCCCATAGTGGTGGAGAGATTGTGCCGGTGGACCCCCAGGCAAAGGCCTCGGTTCGGGGGTACGATGTGAGGCGGATGCCCCTGGACACCGTGGAGACTATTCTACAGCAGAGACTGGGCGTCCACATCAGCCTGTTTCACAATCAATGCCTGTGA